The DNA sequence CTCCTCCCGGCGGCCCGATCGGGGACGCCGGCCGGGGGAAGCCTCAGCGCGTCGAGCGGGCGGACGGGATGCGCGGAGAATCCGGGCACGAGCGAATCAGACCGGGATCGACACTTCCGCGCTCATCCGCTTCTCGACGGCGGGCGCCGTTCCGCGCCGGATCACGAGAAGCGTACGGTCGTCCTGGGCGACGGCGCCCCGGGTGAACGCGGACACCTGTTGGAGGATCGCGCCGAGGATCTCCTCCGCGGTCCGGCTCCGGTTGTCCGAGATCGCGCGCTTCAACCGGTCGATGCCGAACTCCTGGTCGCGGGCGTTGGTCGCCTCGACGATCCCGTCGGTGTAGAGCACGAGCACGTCGCCGATGTCGAGCGTGACGAACCCGCGACTGTACGCGGCGTCGCGGGAGGGGCCGAGGACCATGCCGGTCTGCCGCAGGAGGATCGACTCCCGCTCCTTGCTGAGGATGGGCGGATTGTGCCCGGCGTTGACGTAGATGAAATTGCCCGACGCCTCGAGCTCGCCGTAGAAGAGGGAGACGAACTTGCTCGTCAGCCGCGACTCGTGAATGATCCGGTTCAGCCGTTCGAGGGTCTTCACGATCTTGAAATCGCGCGCGACGCCCATGCGGAGACCCGTGTACACGTCGCGCACCTGAAGGGCGGCCGGGAGCCCGTGGCCCGAGGCGTCGGCGATCGCGACCCCGATGATCTGCTCGGACGTCGGGATGATGTCGTAGAAGTCGCCTCCCACGATCTCCGCCGGTTCCGAGCGCGCCGCGATGTCGAAGGTGCCGAGACGCGGCAGCCGCTTGGGGAGGATCGACGCCTGGATCTGGCGCGCCTCCTCGAGCAGCGTCTCCATCTTCTCCTGACGGATCTTCTGGTCGACGGCGTGGCGCAGGATGCCGAGCGAGACGAGCAGGTCCTCGTCGTTGGCGCCGGGGTCGACGGAGAAGGAGAGGATGAACTTGTCGTCCCCTACCGCGATCGCGGCGAACCGGTCGGCGCCGATCTTCTCCTCGAACGCGCGGTCGACGCCCGGCGCGCTCAGGTCGAGGACGACCACGCCGTCGTCGATTACCTTCTCGATCGGGGCGTAGTCGAGCGGCACGGACAGGCCGGCGGGCACGGGCTTGGTCTGCCCGAACGTCTTCGTGATCTCGTAGCCGTGGTCGCGGCGCTCGTAGAGGCGGCCCCCGCGCACGCCGAGGTCGTCCTGGAAGTTCTCGATCACGGCGCCGGCGGCCGACGCCACGGTGGAGGCGACGTCGACGGATTTCTCGATCGTCTGGATCGCTTTTTCGACCTTGCGAAAGAGGGACTTTCGCGGGTCCAGCGGAGCGGGCGCGGTCAAGAAGCCGTTAGCCGTTCACGAGCAGCGCGCGGAGGATCCGGTCCTCGTAAGCGTGCCCGGTTCCGTCGTTGACCCGCCGGCCGTTCAGCACGATCGCGAACACGTAGCTGCGGCCCGAGGCCGCCGTCGCGTAACCGGCGAGCGAGTTCACCCGGTCGAGACTGCCTGTCTTGGCGTAGACCCGTCCGCGGACGGCGTGGTCGCGGAAGCGGTGGCGGAGCGTCCCGGATCCGTCTCCGGAGATCGCGAGGGTCTGCACCCAGTCGTCCGCGAGCGGCGAGGCGGCCATCGCCTTGAGGAAGCGGACGATGTCCAGGGCGGCCACACGGTTCTGCGGGTTCAAGCCGCTGCCGTCGTGCAGGTCGTAGCGCGTCGGATCGAGCCCGAGGGACCCGAGAAACGCCTTCTCGAGGCGGACGGCCTCGGGCCAGGATCCGATCCTTCCCTTCTCCGCGGCGAGCGTCTTGAAGATCTGCTCGGCGTAGAAGCTCTGGCTCCTCTTGTTCGCGACGGCGATCGACGGGAGGATGTCCGACGTCGTCGTCGCCACGGTCGCCCATGTCGCGTCGGCACGGGTCGAGGTCAGGCGAACGTCGCCGTCGACCGTGATTCCGTCCTCCGCGAGGCGCTCCTTCAGGACGGTCCCGAAGTACCGCGGCGGGTCGTCGATCGCGATCACCGTCGACCATCCGCCGA is a window from the Thermoanaerobaculia bacterium genome containing:
- a CDS encoding PP2C family protein-serine/threonine phosphatase, giving the protein MTAPAPLDPRKSLFRKVEKAIQTIEKSVDVASTVASAAGAVIENFQDDLGVRGGRLYERRDHGYEITKTFGQTKPVPAGLSVPLDYAPIEKVIDDGVVVLDLSAPGVDRAFEEKIGADRFAAIAVGDDKFILSFSVDPGANDEDLLVSLGILRHAVDQKIRQEKMETLLEEARQIQASILPKRLPRLGTFDIAARSEPAEIVGGDFYDIIPTSEQIIGVAIADASGHGLPAALQVRDVYTGLRMGVARDFKIVKTLERLNRIIHESRLTSKFVSLFYGELEASGNFIYVNAGHNPPILSKERESILLRQTGMVLGPSRDAAYSRGFVTLDIGDVLVLYTDGIVEATNARDQEFGIDRLKRAISDNRSRTAEEILGAILQQVSAFTRGAVAQDDRTLLVIRRGTAPAVEKRMSAEVSIPV